CACTTCACCCGGATCAGTCGTTTTGACAGTCGTATTTCCAAGGATACCAACTTCGATTTCACGAGCAACTACACCTTGCTCAATCAAGATACGGCTATCATATTTGAGAGCAAGATCAATCGCTGAACGAAGCTCTGATTCATTTTCAGCTTTAGAAATCCCAACAGATGACCCCATGTTGGCTGGTTTGACAAAAACTGGGAAGGTCAATTTTTCAAGTGTCTCTGCTACTGCTGCTTCCAAATCTTCACCCTCGATGTAGCCTGTGTAGGCAACCTGTGGCACTCCAGCAACTTCAAGAATACGCTTGGTCATAATCTTGTCCATAGCTACACTTGATGAAAGAACATTGGTCCCCACGTATGGCAACTTGAGGGTTTCAAGGAAACCTTGGATAGAACCATCCTCACCCATAGGACCATGAAGCACAGGGAAGACCACAGCATCTTCTTCGTAGATATCGCTTGGTTTAATAGCCTGACTAGCCTCAACAGTGTCATTAGTCATGAGCTTCTCATCATCACCTGGGGTTTCTATAAATTCTTGTGTTTTGATAAAATCACCAGACTGAGTGATAAAGTAGGTTTTAACCTCAAATGCGTTGTAATCTACCGCACGCATAACACTCTCAGCTGATAGTACAGACACTTCACGTTCTGCTGAACGTCCACCATAGAGAAGGATAAGGGTTTGTTTAGACATAGGTATACCGTTTTCTTTTCTTGATTTTCTAGTCTCAGTTTTAAAGAGAGAATAGTCTCCTTTTTGAGAACATAATTACCCTAATCATATCACAAAAGGAAGAGTTTTTCAAAAAGATTATGGACAAAAAAAACAGCCTAAGAGCTGTTTCATTCCTGTCTTAAATTTCGTCACCAAGCTCGAACTTAGTGCCTTTTAGGGCAAGTTTGAGAGACCATTTCCAAGGTTTCCCTTCGATAGTGACTTGTTTGTTTTCGAGGTCAACTTGGACCTTGTCTACACCTTTGACAGCGGAGAGTTTTTCAGTAACGGTGTTAACACATCCTTGGCATTTCATTCCTGTGATTTTATAAGTTTTTGTCATTTTTCTTTCTTCCTTTTCTTTAATTAGTTTTTAATACACACCTTAAGCGGCGGGAGTTGTAAGTAATCGACACTTAAATTTTGCAGCGCTTGAGACGCAGAGAATTAAGAACGACCGAAACAGAGCTAAAACTCATGGCAAATCCTGCTATCATTGGATCAAGAAGGGGACCTCCAAAGAGGTGGAGGACACCCATAGCCGCTGGGATAGACAAGATATTGTAGATAAAGGCCCAAAAGAGGTTTTCTTTAATCGTTGTGATAGTCGCCTGACTAATTTTCAAAGCTTTGACCACATCCATGAGGTTGGGTTTCATAAGGACCATATCCGCACTTTCCATGGCAATATCTGTCCCTGACCCCATGGCAATACCGATATCAGCAGTCGCAAGGGCTGGGGCATCATTGATACCATCACCAACCATGATGACTGATTTTCCTTCTACCTGAAGGTCGCTAATCACTCTAGATTTTTCTTGCGGAAGCACTTGACTGATGACACGTTTGATGCCAACCTTTTGAGCGATGGCTTGGGCTGTTTGGTCATTATCACCAGTCAACATGATGACTTCCTTGCCCATTTGATGAAGAGCCGCCACCATATCTGCACTATCTGCTTTAACCTGATCGGATACACCAAAGAGTCCGATTAACTTGCCATCTTCAGCTAGGAATATAGGAGTTTCACCATCATCTGTCAAGTTTTGGAAATCAGCTTGTGCTGAAGTCAAGTCGACTTTTTCCTCTGCCATAAGAGTTTGGTTCCCAGCTAGATAAGTCTTGCCTGCATAGCTGGCAGTAAGTCCTCGTCCAGTCAAACTTGAGAAATTGTCCATCTCTAACACGTCCAAGTTAGCATTTTCTGCTGCTACAAGAATTGCTTGACTCAAGGGGTGTTCAGACTTGGCTTCCAATGATGCCAAAAGTTGTAAGGCGGCTACTCCACTATTGCCATAGGTATAGCTAGAAACCAACTGAGGTTTCCCTTGAGTAATGGTTCCTGTCTTGTCAAAAACGAGGACGTCAGCCTTGTGAGCTAGCTCGAGCACATCCCCACGCTTGTAGAGAATACCGTGCTCAGCGCCAAGCCCTGTACCAACCATGATAGCTGTCGGTGTCGCAAGTCCCAATGCACATGGACAAGCAATGACCAATACACTAACTGCTACAGTCATGGCAAAAGTAAAGGTTTGTCCCATGATAAAGTACCAAAAGAGGCCAGATACAAAGGCGATAGCCATGACAACAGGAACAAAGACTGCTGACACCTGATCGGCTATCTTGGCAATAGGTGCCTTGGTTTGTTGGGCATCTTCAACCAATTTAATGATTTGGGAAAGCAAGGTGTCCTTACCAATCTTTTCAGCCTCATAAATCAAGCTACCTTGACCATTAATAGAACCTGCAAACACTGGTTTACCAACAGATTTTTCAATAGGGAGGGACTCACCTGTTAGCATGCTCTCATCAATCGCAGAGCTACCTGAAATCACCTGACCATCCACGGCTATCTTTTCCCCAGGTTTGACCACAATATGGTCACCAAGAACAACCTTATCCACAGGAAGCTTGACTTCCTTACCGTCCCGAAGAACGGTTGCCTCCTTGGCTGACAAGTGCATGAGTTTCTTGATAGCATCTGAAGTCCGACCTTTAGAGAGGGTTTCAAAATACTTACCTAGAGTAATCAGGGTCAAGATAACAGCTACCGACTCATAATAAAGTTGGTGGGCGTGATGGACATGCCCCAAAGAAATGTGATAAGTACCAAAGAGACTATAAAGAAAGGCCGCTGAAGTTGCCAAGGCTACCAAGGCGTCCATGTTAGGGTGACCCTTGGCCAAAGTACGAAAACCATTACTATAGAAGGAACGACCCAACCACATAACGGGCACTGTCAAAATCAAAAGCACCAAGGCATAGCTCAAGGCTGCATGGTGAGGAGACAAGAAGTTTGGCACAGGCAAACCGACCATTGGCCCCATAGCTAGATAAAAGAGAGGAATGGTGAAGACCGATGACCAAATGAGGCGCTCACGCACCTTGTGGATTTTGTCTTCTTCACGTTCTTCCTGACTTTTAGCTGTATCTGGATTGTAGACTTGGGCTTCATAACCAGCGTCAGCCACAGCTTTTTCAATAGCTTCTGGACTAACCTTGTTCCCAGAGTAATCCACAGACATTTTTTCCGTGGTCAGATTAACAACAGCCTTGTCCACACCATCCAAATTATTCACAGCATTTTCAACATTGGCCACACAGGACGCACAAGTCATCCCATTAACCACAAAAGTTTCTTTTGACATTTTCTAATTCACCTCCATATGATGCCCACAAGCGCATTGGCCAGGCACACAGTCACAAACCACCTGATCCACAGGTGCTTTTGCTAAAAGCAAGGCCTGCAACTTATCCACATCAGCTTGCGTCATTGGTGTCTTTGCGATGAGTTGACCCAATAAATCGCTATGTTTGGTCAAACAAATCTTGTCAAAAACAGCCTCTAAAGCCTGAAAATTCGCCTCATCTTCACCTAGGCTAGCTTGATAGATAAACCCGCGTCCTTGACGCTGACTGGTTAGGTAACCCTTATCCGCCAAACGTCCAATCAAGGTCTTAACTGTCGAAGCCGACCAGTCTAGCTTCTTAGCTAGAATCTCTATAATCTCTGAAGAAGTCGCTTGCCCCTTAGCCCAGAGCACTCTCATGACTTCCCATTCTGCAGATGAAATTGCCAGCATAATAGTTCCTTTCTGAATGCTTTTATTTGTTTACATTTGTAGATTTGTTTTAACACTATTATAGAAAGGTGTCAAGAATTTTATCTACATTTGTAGATTTATTTTTGATGAAAAATACTCCCCATTTCTGGAGAGCATCATCTGCTATTTTTCAAAATGTGAGCCGAATGTAACAAATTCAGCGACTTCTTCTTCCTTACCGTCGTGCAGGTCACGGACAATTTTTGATCCCACGATAACACCGTCTGACACAGCATTAAAGCGTTTAATGTCTTCCTCTGTTGACACACCAAAACCTGTGAGAACTGGAATGTCTGCATAGGCAGTCAAGTTAGATAAGTGTTTATCAAGGTCATCACGGTAATTACCAGTCTTACCAGTAACACCATTGATGGCAACGGCGTAGATAAAGCCTTCTGCACCATCAATCAACTGTTTCTGACGATCAATGCCTGTAGTCAAGCTGACCAAAGGCACGAGAGCAATGTCACTGTCTCTCAAATAAGGAGTGATAAAGTCAGCATGTTCATTTGGCAAATCAGGAATGATGAGCCCCTTGACAGAAGTCTCTGCTAAATCTTTGACAAAGGCTTCAATACAATACTGATAAACTGGGTTGATGTAGGTCATGATAACCAAAGGCACCTGTGTCTTTTTTTCTTGAAGCTTCTTGATGATAGCTGTTAAAGTCACGTCTTTAGCCAAACTACGTTGTCCTGCTAGTTCAATAATGGGACCATCAGCCACTGGGTCAGACCATGGAATACCCACCTCGATAGCTGAAACACCGCTATTTTCTAAGAGAGTAATAGTCTCAAAGAGTCCGTCTAGACCTTTAGCGTGGTCACCAGCCATGATATAGGGCACGAAAATACCGCGTTTACTGTCTTTGATAGCTTGTAGGTGTTTTGTCAGTGTTTTTGTCATGGTTTATTTCCCTTCTGCTTCAGCTTCAAAACGTTCTTTAACCTGCATAACGTCCTTATCCCCACGACCTGAGAGGCAGACGATGAGGCTTTGGTCTGGCGACATCTTAGCTGCCACTTTTTGTGCAAGCGCAATGGCATGGCTAGACTCAAGAGCTGGGATAATACCTTCCAAACGTGACAGAAGTTTGAATCCTTCGAGAGCTTCTTCATCTGTGATAGAGTCGTAAGTCGCACGTCCTATTTTGTTGAAATAACAGTGCTCAGGACCAACCCCTGGGTAGTCCAGACCAGCTGATATAGAGAAGGCTTCCATGATTTGACCATGAGCATCTTGGAGGACATCCATAAGGGCTCCATGAAGGATACCTGGACGACCTTTGGCAAAGGTTGCGGCGTGTTTTTCAGTATCAAGCCCCAAACCAGAAGCCTCAGCACCATACATGGCTACTGATTTATCATTAACAAATGGGTAGAACATACCGATAGCATTTGAACCACCACCGATACAAGCCATTACAGCATCAGGCAATTTACCGCCTGAAATTTCTGCATATTGACGTTTGACTTCACGACCGATGACAGATTGAAAGTCACGAACAATTTCTGGGAATGGTGCAGGACCAAGGGCAGATCCCATGATGTAGTGAGTGTCATCAATACCTGCTACCCAAGCACGAAGAGCAGCATTTACAGCGTCCTTAAGCACGCGCGAACCATCTGTAACACTAAATACCTTGGCACCAAGCAACTCCATACGGAAAACGTTAAGCGCCTGACGTTTCACATCTTCCTCACCCATATAGATGGTACAGTCCATGTCGAAAAGAGCAGCGGCTGTCGCTGTTGCGACACCGTGTTGACCTGCACCAGTTTCGGCGATGATTTTCTTCTTACCCATACGTTTAGCAAGCAAGACTTGACCGAGGGCATTGTTAATCTTGTGGGCCCCTGTGTGGTTAAGGTCTTCACGTTTAAGGTAAATTTGCGCTCCACCGATATGATCTGTCAAACGTTTGGCGTGGTAAAGAGGTGTTTCACGGCCAACATAGTTTTTAAGGAGGTCATCCAATTTCGCTTGGAAACTTGAATCTTCTTTGGCTTCACGATAGGCCTTATCCAATTCAATAACGGCTGTCATCAGCGTTTCGGGAACGAACTGACCGCCGAATTTTCCGTAAAATCCTTTTGCATCAGGTTGTTGATATGTCATGCTTTCACTCTTTCTATAAATGCTTTAATCTTCTTTAAATCCTTGTAACCATCTGTCTCTACACCTGAGGACACATCCAAGGCATAGGGATGGAAGGTTTCCTTGGCCTCTGCCACATTATCCACAGCCAAACCACCAGCGATAAAGTAGTCCTGTTCAATCTGCTTGTCAGCCAAGAGTTGCCAGTCAAAGGTCTGACCACTGCCGGCAATAGGAGCATCAAAAAGAAGATAACCCGCCTGGCTCTTGACTTGAGAATCACCATCCGAAATCTGAATTGCTCGAATAACTGGTACTGATATCTTTGGAATCAGATCTTCATCAAAAGTTCCATGAATCTGAACGATATCTAAGGGAACCTGACTAATCGCTTCTTCCAGTTCCTTAAGGCTTGGTGAAACAAAGACACCAACGATTTTTGTCTGGCCTGTCACCCCTTTAGCCAACTCGTGAGCTTGTTCAAGACTCACTTGACGCTTGCTTTTGGCGAACACAAAACCAATATAGTCAGCACCTGCTTTAACTGCAGTGGCTACTGCTTCTGGTGTCGACAGTCCACAAATTTTAACCTTTGTCAATTTGCAACTCCTTGACCTTTTTAGCTACATTGTCAGCCGTCATAAGGGCAGTTCCTACCAGAATCCCATTAAAATATGGGGCAACTAGGGCAGCATCCTGACCTGTAAAAATAGCCGACTCAGAAATATAAACAGGTTTATCCTTGAAATGCGTCGATAACTCAAGACTGGTATTGATATCTGTCTCAAATGTCACCAAATTACGGTTGTTTACTCCGATAATTTCAGCACCAATACGGTGAGCCACTTCCAATTCTGGCAGATTATGCGTTTCAACCAAGACTTCCAAGCCAAGGCTAGTCGCAAAATCATAGAGCTCCTTGAGACGAGCTTCTGGCAAGGCCGCTACAATCAAGAGAATGACTGTCGCACCCGCATTACGGCTACGCACAATCTGTTTCTCATCAATAATGAAGTCCTTAGCCAAGGTTGGAATCGCTACCTGTGTCGAAATTTCTTTCAAATAGGAAATATCACCTTTGAAGAAGACTTCGTCAGTCAAAACTGAAATCATGGCTGCCCCATTTTCCTCATAGGTCTTGGCCTGAGCTACAATATCCACATCTAGGTTAATATCACCCATACTTGGACTGGCTTTCTTCACTTCAGAAATAATTTGCAACTTGTTTTGATTTGACTTGAGAAAATCATAAAGGCGATAGGTCTGACGCAAGGGCTGTAAGTCTTCCATGACCAACTGGGCCACTTCTTTTTCTTTTTGTTCTAGGATTGTTGGAAGAAAAGCTTTACTCATACTTGTACCTCTTGGAGTTTGCGAAGTTTCTCTAGGGCTGATCCGTCCGCAATTAATTGACGAGCAAGCTCAACACCTTCTTTAATGGTCCCAGCCTTACCATTGGCAAAGAAACCAAGACCTACATTAAGCACTGTTGTTTCAAGATAAGGACTAGCTTCATTTCTCAAGACACTAAGGAGAATCTCTGCATTTTCCTTGGCATCACCACCTGTGATATCAGACAACTCAACCTTTTCCATACCCAGATCTTCATAAGTAAAGGTGTGCTGGCTGATGTGACCATCTTCCAAAAGGGTGTAGGTGTTAGTACCATAGAGAGCAGCTTCGTCCATATTGTCAGGACCTGTGATAATAACCGCACGTTTTCTTCCCAACTGTTGAATAGCATTAGCAACAATCTCTTGCAGCTCCACACGATAGAGCCCCATGAGTTGCGTCTCAAGGTCAAGCGGATTAGCCAGTGGCCCAACCAAGTTCATAATCGTTGGAATCCCAAGAGCTTGGCGAGCTGGACCGATAAAACGCATGGCTGGGTGCATGGTTTGTGCAAAGATAAAGGCCAAACCAACCTCGTCAAGTGCTTTAGATAGGATTTCTGGTGATGCCGCAACGTTGATTCCAAGGACTTCAAGGACATCTGCCGAACCAGATTTAGAGGAAATCGAACGGTTACCAGCCTTAGCCATACGAATACCACCTGCTGCTAGGACAAAGCAAGCCGTTGTTGAAATGTTAAAGCTATAAGATTGGTCTCCACCAGTACCACAGTTACACATAGCATCTGTGAAGGTCTCAGGCAAGACCGTCGCATGTGATTTGAGGGCACGCACGATACCTGTGATTTCATCTGATGTTTCTCCCTTAATTTTAAGCCCCATAAGGAAGGAAGCGATTTGGCTTTCTGAGACTTCATTTTTGAGAATGCGGTCAAAGACTGCTTGGACTTGGTCTTGAGACAAGTCTTGTCGGTTTGAGATTTGTAGAAATATTTCTTTCATATCTGTTTTCCTTCTAAAGACGGTTCAATATTTTCCGATGCACTAGGAGATGTTTTGAGCCTAGATTTATCTAGTCAAAAGACTAACCAACTAGCCTGCAACAATTTTCACAAAATTTTCAACCATCTTGAGACCATCTGGACTTCCGATGCTCTCTGGGTGATATTGCAAACCATAAATTGGTAGCTCCTTATGTTGAATGGCCATGATTTCTTGATCATCAGTTGTGATGGCTGTCACATCAAAGCCCTCTGGCATTTGGTCAACAACGATGGAATGGTAACGCATGATTGGGACATCATTGTCAATATCCTTGAAAATTGGCGATGGCGTTTCAAAAGTAATATTGCTTTGTTTGCCATGCATGACATTCTTAGCCAAGCCAAGTTTACCACCAAAAGTTTCCGCAATAGCCTGGTGCCCCAAGCAAATTCCCATCATCGGTTTTTTACCAGCGAAATCCTTAATCAAGGCTTCCATTTTACCCGCATCAGCTGGCCAACCTGGACCCGGTGAAAAGACTAGCCCGTAAGCTTTTTCCGCCTCTTCATAGAGCTTCTCATCATCGTTACGTAAGACTTTCACCTCTGTAAATGTCCCTAGGTATTGTGCCAAATTATAGGTAAAAGAATCGTAGTTATCAACTAGTAAAATCATTGGACATCTCCTATTCTTGTCATAGCTTTCGCCTTATTAATCGTTTCATAAAATTCATTTTCAGGAACACTGTCATAGACAACACCTGCACCTGCCTGAACATAGGCTTTTTGATTTTTGAGAATCATAGTACGGATAGCAATGGCAAAGTCCATATCTCCTGTCGCAGACAGATAACCAATAGCTCCCGCATAAATACCACG
This region of Streptococcus thermophilus genomic DNA includes:
- a CDS encoding D-alanine--D-alanine ligase, translating into MSKQTLILLYGGRSAEREVSVLSAESVMRAVDYNAFEVKTYFITQSGDFIKTQEFIETPGDDEKLMTNDTVEASQAIKPSDIYEEDAVVFPVLHGPMGEDGSIQGFLETLKLPYVGTNVLSSSVAMDKIMTKRILEVAGVPQVAYTGYIEGEDLEAAVAETLEKLTFPVFVKPANMGSSVGISKAENESELRSAIDLALKYDSRILIEQGVVAREIEVGILGNTTVKTTDPGEVVKDVAFYDYQAKYIDNKITMDIPARVPVEVMTQMRAYAAKAFRALGGCGLARCDFFLTEDGAIYLNELNTMPGFTQWSMYPLLWENMGLSYSDLIKELVVLGQEMFDKRESHLI
- the copZ gene encoding copper chaperone CopZ; the protein is MTKTYKITGMKCQGCVNTVTEKLSAVKGVDKVQVDLENKQVTIEGKPWKWSLKLALKGTKFELGDEI
- a CDS encoding heavy metal translocating P-type ATPase, yielding MSKETFVVNGMTCASCVANVENAVNNLDGVDKAVVNLTTEKMSVDYSGNKVSPEAIEKAVADAGYEAQVYNPDTAKSQEEREEDKIHKVRERLIWSSVFTIPLFYLAMGPMVGLPVPNFLSPHHAALSYALVLLILTVPVMWLGRSFYSNGFRTLAKGHPNMDALVALATSAAFLYSLFGTYHISLGHVHHAHQLYYESVAVILTLITLGKYFETLSKGRTSDAIKKLMHLSAKEATVLRDGKEVKLPVDKVVLGDHIVVKPGEKIAVDGQVISGSSAIDESMLTGESLPIEKSVGKPVFAGSINGQGSLIYEAEKIGKDTLLSQIIKLVEDAQQTKAPIAKIADQVSAVFVPVVMAIAFVSGLFWYFIMGQTFTFAMTVAVSVLVIACPCALGLATPTAIMVGTGLGAEHGILYKRGDVLELAHKADVLVFDKTGTITQGKPQLVSSYTYGNSGVAALQLLASLEAKSEHPLSQAILVAAENANLDVLEMDNFSSLTGRGLTASYAGKTYLAGNQTLMAEEKVDLTSAQADFQNLTDDGETPIFLAEDGKLIGLFGVSDQVKADSADMVAALHQMGKEVIMLTGDNDQTAQAIAQKVGIKRVISQVLPQEKSRVISDLQVEGKSVIMVGDGINDAPALATADIGIAMGSGTDIAMESADMVLMKPNLMDVVKALKISQATITTIKENLFWAFIYNILSIPAAMGVLHLFGGPLLDPMIAGFAMSFSSVSVVLNSLRLKRCKI
- a CDS encoding CopY/TcrY family copper transport repressor, with the protein product MLAISSAEWEVMRVLWAKGQATSSEIIEILAKKLDWSASTVKTLIGRLADKGYLTSQRQGRGFIYQASLGEDEANFQALEAVFDKICLTKHSDLLGQLIAKTPMTQADVDKLQALLLAKAPVDQVVCDCVPGQCACGHHMEVN
- the trpA gene encoding tryptophan synthase subunit alpha yields the protein MTKTLTKHLQAIKDSKRGIFVPYIMAGDHAKGLDGLFETITLLENSGVSAIEVGIPWSDPVADGPIIELAGQRSLAKDVTLTAIIKKLQEKKTQVPLVIMTYINPVYQYCIEAFVKDLAETSVKGLIIPDLPNEHADFITPYLRDSDIALVPLVSLTTGIDRQKQLIDGAEGFIYAVAINGVTGKTGNYRDDLDKHLSNLTAYADIPVLTGFGVSTEEDIKRFNAVSDGVIVGSKIVRDLHDGKEEEVAEFVTFGSHFEK
- the trpB gene encoding tryptophan synthase subunit beta, whose translation is MTYQQPDAKGFYGKFGGQFVPETLMTAVIELDKAYREAKEDSSFQAKLDDLLKNYVGRETPLYHAKRLTDHIGGAQIYLKREDLNHTGAHKINNALGQVLLAKRMGKKKIIAETGAGQHGVATATAAALFDMDCTIYMGEEDVKRQALNVFRMELLGAKVFSVTDGSRVLKDAVNAALRAWVAGIDDTHYIMGSALGPAPFPEIVRDFQSVIGREVKRQYAEISGGKLPDAVMACIGGGSNAIGMFYPFVNDKSVAMYGAEASGLGLDTEKHAATFAKGRPGILHGALMDVLQDAHGQIMEAFSISAGLDYPGVGPEHCYFNKIGRATYDSITDEEALEGFKLLSRLEGIIPALESSHAIALAQKVAAKMSPDQSLIVCLSGRGDKDVMQVKERFEAEAEGK
- a CDS encoding phosphoribosylanthranilate isomerase, whose translation is MTKVKICGLSTPEAVATAVKAGADYIGFVFAKSKRQVSLEQAHELAKGVTGQTKIVGVFVSPSLKELEEAISQVPLDIVQIHGTFDEDLIPKISVPVIRAIQISDGDSQVKSQAGYLLFDAPIAGSGQTFDWQLLADKQIEQDYFIAGGLAVDNVAEAKETFHPYALDVSSGVETDGYKDLKKIKAFIERVKA
- the trpC gene encoding indole-3-glycerol phosphate synthase TrpC encodes the protein MSKAFLPTILEQKEKEVAQLVMEDLQPLRQTYRLYDFLKSNQNKLQIISEVKKASPSMGDINLDVDIVAQAKTYEENGAAMISVLTDEVFFKGDISYLKEISTQVAIPTLAKDFIIDEKQIVRSRNAGATVILLIVAALPEARLKELYDFATSLGLEVLVETHNLPELEVAHRIGAEIIGVNNRNLVTFETDINTSLELSTHFKDKPVYISESAIFTGQDAALVAPYFNGILVGTALMTADNVAKKVKELQIDKG
- the trpD gene encoding anthranilate phosphoribosyltransferase — its product is MKEIFLQISNRQDLSQDQVQAVFDRILKNEVSESQIASFLMGLKIKGETSDEITGIVRALKSHATVLPETFTDAMCNCGTGGDQSYSFNISTTACFVLAAGGIRMAKAGNRSISSKSGSADVLEVLGINVAASPEILSKALDEVGLAFIFAQTMHPAMRFIGPARQALGIPTIMNLVGPLANPLDLETQLMGLYRVELQEIVANAIQQLGRKRAVIITGPDNMDEAALYGTNTYTLLEDGHISQHTFTYEDLGMEKVELSDITGGDAKENAEILLSVLRNEASPYLETTVLNVGLGFFANGKAGTIKEGVELARQLIADGSALEKLRKLQEVQV
- a CDS encoding aminodeoxychorismate/anthranilate synthase component II, yielding MILLVDNYDSFTYNLAQYLGTFTEVKVLRNDDEKLYEEAEKAYGLVFSPGPGWPADAGKMEALIKDFAGKKPMMGICLGHQAIAETFGGKLGLAKNVMHGKQSNITFETPSPIFKDIDNDVPIMRYHSIVVDQMPEGFDVTAITTDDQEIMAIQHKELPIYGLQYHPESIGSPDGLKMVENFVKIVAG